The Nicotiana tomentosiformis chromosome 9, ASM39032v3, whole genome shotgun sequence genome contains the following window.
ctacaggaactgtcaaaatactgatccaagaccattttctcaaaatgttgaccaaagtcaattcagttgagttttaaagctctatttcacattttaatccattttgcaCATAAAAACattccggaaaattatacggactgcgcacgcaagtcgagaaatgataaatagtgcttttcgaggtcttagaacacataaataaATGGTTAaattaaaaatgacattttggaTTATCACACTAGGTTCTTGATTTTGTTCAAATATTAGCGAAGAAGCCAGGAATCTGTCTCGAGTGAGAAAGGGTTAAAAAGAGAATGAGAACAAAAGGAAAAGAATAAGAATAAATAAGTTCTTTGAAAAATGTTTTCGGTTAGGAATCGGATTCACTAAGACTGAACCCAACGATTTAACTACTCATTTTGAGAATAGTAAGACTAAGAACTTATGTTTATGTCTATCGAAATGAATTGTTTTACCTATGAATATGATTAATTAAGTTTCGATTTCTTTTCTTACGTTTAATTACTGATATTAATATATTGTAACACAGGGTAAACGAAATTATTACACATTTAAACCCCACCCGAAAATGGAATAGACTAATTTTCTATAAATATGCGCTATAGTTTAGGGTATAATTTTTGAAAGGtatcaaaagtcattttcaattagcaatttttttcttcttcttattttcatTTCGTTTCAACTTCTTTTATGCATTGGAATCTCAGAGTCCTCATAAATAGAATATATGATCACATTATGTTCTACTAAAAATGTAAAATAATTGTGTTCTACCGAATCTCAATAATTctggggaaaaaaagaaaaaaagtgtaGAGGTGGTATATCCATAACCTTTTTTTCTTGTACCGGCCGGGCAGTGGAAACCTTATCCTTTCTACCATTACAACACAATATATAATTGATATGTAAGAATATTACCACCGCCACCGCCATCCCTCAATCAAGTAAAAAATTAATTGAAGACGTCCCTATTGTGGATCAGATATACgaattagttataaaagaaaatCGGATATTTCCCTTTTATCTTTGTTCTTGTTTCAGCTGCTATGGATTAATTAAGTTTATGAATAATagacactatatatatatatatatatatatatatatatatatataatatatatatatatatatatatatatatatatatatatattaaaactaCCGTTTGGATATGAATTtggttgaaatttgaaaaaaaatgaGCTTTTGAAGATGAGATGAAAAATAGTTTTTAgaagttgaaattgtgtttggacatgcaatttacttgaaaagaatttaaagttttgtgaatagaaaattttaaaaacttcaaaaactactttagctgtttttgggatttgaagattttgttttcaaaatctttcaaaaatagttaaaatctataaataaacagatatttaaaaataaaaattggaaaataaaagctcccaaattttatggccaaacgggagcATAGTTTctactgtttacccgtaaaacggtacagttgaatttatacgcgatttttagataagtaaattaatttgatcctgaaataaataaataattgaagagttacgcaatacttagccttaagatATAGACGAAGTAGCAGAAGCAACAATTCAAGGttttcgggcacaacaacaaAAGAATCGACAAATCAGCAGATAAGATTGGATTGagctttgtataaaatatagtgtaagtttgccagaaaattcgtatcctttacaatgacaactgaactcactatttatagctatggaGAAGGTCCTAGGGTCGTgctcttctttaatgtcaattatgaggggcattgatgaagatgtaacggtgaacataaatgccaaattctttgtAATGGGTAACTGCTCTTAATGCTATGAATATTCTCTATTGAATGCTACCGGTAGAAGaatatttatcacatctttatgaacATTATTCTTCGTGATGACAAACGAAATAGTTGTCTTCAGTCTTCAGTCATCCCCTTGTCTTGGGTTTCATGTGTCCTTTTCTCGAACGGCCATGtatcataacatattttacccaatacaaCATACAATAATGAATTTTTATTAGGGAGTAGCCTCAATGTAAAACTTTTCGGCTTCAATTCAGATTTAAACAAGCCATAATACAAATACCGAATACCAATGAattaaaaacaaagaaaaaacaaTATACTACGTACAGTAAAAAGCCTATGGTGCAGGCAGGGCCCTTAACAAGATTTGGCTAATGATTTCTTGGATTTTTTATATACAGCTTTTAGTATATTTAAATTGTACCTAAGTTACCAGGATTCATGGATCACATAGAAACGTCAATTCTTATCTTAATTTCTTTGATTCTACTTTTAACTTTAACTTGTTTTTCGAAAGGGATTTTCACGCCGATCGTGTgttctttataaaaatattataggaAGAGAATGAGTGAGACGAAGGCTTGCTATTCACCAGAAAGAGGCCAGTCAAAGCAAGAAaattaagaagaaaaaagagaagaaaatttaaaaagaaacaaagaaactCTCATCTGTTAGGAATAAATAAGTCCATTTTATAGGAAATATTTCCTACTAATTCTCATTTATTCACCGATTAGAAAATGCATGACATATGTCATTTCTCATTATCGACTTTTATCATTTAACCCCTAGTTCGCATGTATTTTGCATATGATTTTTCGACCAAGAAGTTGTGAgagtttttggagggagggagccgagagtctatcggaaacaacctttctaccccagggtaggggtaaggtctgcgtacacttaccctccccagacctcactagtggattatactgggttgttgttgttgtttgtttgttAAAAAGATAGatgttatttttaattttatttttaatgttGTTCATTTACTTTTACACACTATATATAAGTATAGTGGAATCACATATAGTTCGTCAAGATATGAAATAcagtaaattttaaatattacaataatacactttaaaattcataacaggtattaaaataaaaagaacatACCAAACATTTTATGGTAAAATTAATAATCAATTTGATGTATATATCGTGTGTATATAATTTTTTCCTTCCTATTAATAGAGGCTTACTTTTACATTGAGTGTTTGGCTTTCTTGACATAGGAATAGAACAAATTTACGTGCTCTACATAGCAAAGCTAGCAACTGTGACAATAAAAATTATATCTTCAGCTCGAGGTAAAAACAGAATAATTGTTCAATCAGTCAAGATCTAGTCAAATATTAATTTGGATAGTTGTACATATTAGTTTTGTAGTCCTTTATaagtttatttttagttttatatatatattttttataatagatttttatttttacgtataatttttcttttaaaataacaCACAAGAGATTGTTGCAGGATTATTTTTTCTATTCAAATTGCAAATGACTATGTTCACCCATTTCATGGTATTTATTAGTTACACTTGAAGGAGAAGAGTCGTATTAAAGCGAATATAAATCTTATGACCACTTTATACATTGCCAAATGATATTTTAACTTACTACCACATACAAGAATCATCCACCTCCCCACTgtctttttccttctttgttttcttttataAAAGAAAACCCCTAAAATGAGACTTCCCAATACATATCGTAAAGGAATCGCCACAAGTTAAAAAAAATGGCCATTTGGACACAATACCTTTTCTGCCACCCTTTTTTCTCCTTATCATTATTGTGGAACTAGTGCCTATATAAAGGGTCTTTAGCCATTATCCTTTGTAACAAACACAAGCTCCTTCTCTTCCTTCTACTAAACTATTACTACCAACTTTCTACACTTACACACAAAAATGGCACATAGAAAAGACCTTGCCAAGATAGGCAAAGAAGGATTTGATCTTATTGATGAATTCTGTGGTAGTAGAAAGGAAAGACCTTCTGCTCATCCACAGAGGCCTTATTATTATGCTCCTAATATAGAAAGGCCAAATCCAACTTCTCTTTACCGATACCATCCTCAAAAATCTCAGCTTGTTCAGTTGCATCCAACTTCTGCTACTGAAGAAAGAGTTTGTAATATTAATAGTTATGAAGCTGTGCAGATGTATCAAGGGTTGCATTACTCTTCCAACAGGAAATCATCAACTGCTGTGGCCTTTTAATTATCCACTAGCTTGCTTTTATGTTGTGTTAACAGTAAACATATATGTATAATTAGGTGTACCAAAAAAAATGTATAATTAGGTGTACCAAAAAAATGTATAATTAGGATGTTTGGTATGTGCTAATGTGGTATTAGAGATCTTGtgaagatactatatatatagtcTTCCAGATCGTCTAAGCTGAGTATGTAAGTGATGATGTTTATATATATATCATCTTCACTTATAGTAAATGCTCTATATATCATGCTCTCTTCTGGGGTGCGGGCTTTTCATGAAATGGATAATGTCATACCATGTTAAGAGTGTATTTGAGATGATATTTGATCCAACGAACTATTTTTAACATGAATGATCCAAAGTGACAAAGTATGAAGATGGTGTTGCGTTTTTAAggggtgtgaatgggaaatggaagaggcacatgttggattgcacctcttcatctcaccctttcattggggtgtgaatgggaaatggaagaggcacctcttggattgcatctcttcatctcaccctttcattgtcTTAAATAGAGAGGCTTAGCCTCATTTTCCACCATCGAAAAATCTAAAATCTCTCCCCTCAATTTTCTGCATACTTCATTGGTTTTTCAAAAGCAAAACGTAAGCATTTTGTGTGATTTGCTCTGCCATTTGAGTTTGCCGAAATTCTGTGATTTGAAGTGccgctatcacagaatagttattccattctatcctgggaggaattaaTCCGCAACCTTAGGCAttgtgaggggattaaattccttaaggaaacacaagAAACTTGTGGGCTCGGAATTTTTGCTgctttgttttttctttaaacTAACGTTTATTGATTTACTGGTTTGAATACAGAGTgataacaagcttaaggaatttaatatttatttctgtattcatCTTACATTCTGTTTTGGGAGACTAAAATCTTATTGATTttctactcccgttttggagattaaaatcttcgGATTTTCTACTCCAGTTTGAGATTAAAGTCTTTGTAACTTTTTACTCAATCCGTGATATAAAAACTCAGTTTCTTGTATtcggtttgaagatataaaaacttcaccgAGATACTGTTTGTCaatttcttttacagaaaaatgaCAACAAGTGCGGAAGAACAGAATGGTTCTGTTGGGACTACTGTTGCAATGGCAACTGCGTCTTCAAGTCGCACAACTCCTGCACCGGTGATGGCATCGGCAGAAAAACCCAAAAAGTTTTTCGGTGTGGACTTTAAGCGTTGGCAGCAAAAAATATTCTTCTACCTGACCACACTCAGTTTACAACGCTTTATCAGCAAAGACGTTCCTGTTCTGGGAGAAGAAACTCCTGAAAGTGAGCGATTTATGGTCATTGAGGCATGGAagcatactgacttcttatgcaaAAACTATATTTTAAGTTGCTTGGAAGACGGCTTGTACAATGTTTATAGCGTCATGAAAACATCAAGAGAATCGTGGAATGCTCTTgaaaagaagtacaagactgaagatgatGGACTAAAGAAGTTTGTGGCCGCCAAATTCCTGGATTTCAAAATGGTTGACGGTAAATCTTTTATAACGCAAGTCCAAGAATTGCAAGTTATTGTTCATGACctccttgctgaaggtatggttATAAATGAAGTGTCTCAAGTTGCGGCATTTATTGAAAAGCTTCCTCCGCTGTGGAAGGACTTTAAGAATTACTTGAAACATAAGCGCAAAGAGATGACGCTTGAAGACCTTATTGTTCGTCTACGGATTGAAGAGGACAACAAGGCTGCTGAGAAGAAGTCTTGtgtaaattcaattattatggGTGCAAATATTGTTGAGGAAGCTTCAACgagcaaaaagagaaagaagtcatcTGGACCAAAGAATTACCCAAGCAAAAAGAAGTTCAAAGGTAATTGCCATAACTGTGGAAAGGTTGGACACAAGGCTGCTGAATGTCGTGCACCAAAGAAGGACAAGAAGAAAAGTCAAGCAAACATGATTGAGAAGAATGATGAAATTGACGATTTATGTGCCATGCTTTCGGAGTGCAACCTAGTCGGAAATCCTAGAGAATGGTGGATTGATTCGGGGGCAACTCGTCATGTTTGTGCTAACAAGGAGTTGTTTACTTCTTATGCTCGCGTTGGACCCAACGAGATAGTTTTTATGGAAAATTCCGCTACTGGAAAAATTGAAGGAACGGGCAAGATAGCTTTGAAGATGACTTCTGGCAAGATTGTGACTCTAAATGATGTCCATCATGTTCCTGAAATGCGGAAGCATTTAGTCTCAACATCAATTCTAGTCAAGAATGGCTTTAAGTGTGTTTTTGTTTCCGACAAGGTTGTAGTTATTAAGAATTAAATGTATGTAGGAAAAGGCTACCTTACGGAAggccttttcaaactcaatgtaattGCCATtgatatgaataaaatttcagcttctttttACTTgcttgagtcaaataatttatggcatgaaCGTTTAGGCCACGTCAACTTCAAAACTTTGCAAAAcatgattaatttggaagtattgcctaagtttgaatgcaatAACtcgaaatgtcaaatatgtgtgcaatcaaagtatgttaaacatccttataagtcagttgaaaggaattcaaatcctttagacttaatttatacagatatttgcgacatgaagtcaataccatctcgcggtgggaaaaagtatttcataacttttattgacgactgtactagatattgctatatttacttacttaatagtaaagataaagcaattgaggcattcaagcaatacaaaaaggaagttgaaacgcaactaaacaaaaagatcaaaataataagaagtgataggggtggtgaatatgaatctccttttgaagaaatatgtttggaatatggcaTTATTCACCAAACAACTGCCCTTTACTCACCGCAATCTAATGGAATTgtggaaagaaagaatagaacgtTAAAAGAGATGATGAATGCCTTATTGATAAGTTCGGGTTTACCCCAgaacttgggggggggggagagagctATTCTTACAGCGAATCAAATACTCAACCGAGTTTCCCATAACAAaatgcaatctattccatatgaaaaatggaaaggtagGAAACCCAACttataatattttaaagtgtgggggtgtttggctaaAGTGCAAAtttctaaacccaaaagggtgaaCATTGGACCAAAAAtggttgattgcgttttcataggatatgcaagaaatagtaaagcatatcattttctggttcataaatcagaaaatcccaaCATTCATATTAATATCGTAATCGAATCCGATAATACTGAATTATTTGAGAATATTTATCCATATAAAAATGAATGTGAGTCGTCTAGTGAAAAATCTAAGTGACctcgagaagaagaaaaggaaagtacGTTTAATGAGGAAAATCCAAGGcatagtaaacgtcaaaggacaacaacttcctttggaccagacttTCTgacatttttgttggaaaatgagcctcaaacgttCAAAGAAGCAATGTCTTCCTCGAAAGCACAATATTaaaaagaggcagtcaatagtgagatagaatccatattaagtaatcatacttgGGAATTGATTGATCTTCCTCTGGAAAATAAATCTTtaggttctaaatggattttcaaaaggaaaataaaagttgatggtactattgaaaaatataaggcaagattagTTGTTAAAGGgtttagacaacgagaaggtcttgattactttgacacataCTCGCCGGTAGTGAGGATTACATCTATCCGGGTGTTAATAGCGTTAGCCGCCGTGTATGGCCTTCAAATCCATCAGATTGATGTAAAGacagccttcttaaatggagatttagAGGAAGAAATCTATATAGAACAACCTGAAGTATTTGTAGTTTCCGGAAAAGAAAAGAAGGTGTGtcgacttgttaagtcactttacggactaaaacaagcaccaaaACAATGGCATgtaaaatttgaccaaacaatattgtcaaATGGTTTCAAGATCAATGAgagtgacaaatgtgtttacattaagaatactccaaatcaaatagtcattgtttgtttatatgtggatgatatgttgataatgagtaatggcATTgctaacataaatgctactaagtgcATGCTTACTagtaagtttgatatgaaagatttaGGAGTTGCCGATTTAATTTTGAGAATTAAGATCCTTCAAACTCCTCAAGGTCTAGATTTGtctcaatctcattatattaaaatGGTACTTGAAAAGTTCAAATATTTGGACTTTAAAGAAGCAAAAACTCCAATTGATTTAAACCATACTCTTATAAAGATTAAAGGTCAAAGCAAGTCTCAATTGGAATATGCTCGAGTGTTGTGAAGTTTGATGTACATTATGAATTGTGCGATAAGTAAGCTTAGTCGATACACAAGTAATCCCAACCAAGCTCATTGGAtagcaatgaaacgagttttgggatatttgaaATATACCCAATACTATGCATTGCATTACAATAATTATCCCACAGTTGTTCAGGGATATAgtaatgcaaattggatcaccggatcaACGGAATCAAAATCCACAAGTGGATACATTTTTACCATTGGTggaggagcagtgtcttggaagtcgtccaaacagaCATGCatcgcccgctctacaatggagtctGAGTTT
Protein-coding sequences here:
- the LOC138898538 gene encoding secreted RxLR effector protein 161-like, translated to MKRVLGYLKYTQYYALHYNNYPTVVQGYSNANWITGSTESKSTSGYIFTIGGGAVSWKSSKQTCIARSTMESEFIALDKVGEEAKWLRNFLEDIPFWPKPVAPVCIHYDSQAAIGRAGSVMYNRKSRHIR